In Sporichthya polymorpha DSM 43042, a genomic segment contains:
- the dnaE gene encoding DNA polymerase III subunit alpha, which produces MNDSFVHLHVHTEYSMLDGAARLDDLFRGCNEMGMPALAMTDHGNVFGAYDFVNKANAAGVKPIVGMEAYLAPGTHRSDRTRVRWADGGEDDVSGSGSYTHMTLLATDNDSMHNLFRISSLASLEGFFYKPRADRELLHRYGKGLIATTGCPSGEIQTWLRIGDYEKARASAGEFQDIFGKENFFCELMDHGIGIEKRAHDGLMRLAKDLNLPLVATNDLHYAAAEDASAHEVLLCVQSGKTLADPNRFKFDATDFYLKSPAEMRELWQGRYGLREACDNTLLIAERCSMSFSSRNLMPRFPVPEGETEETWLRKEVERGLAQRFGGNVPQTHIDQAAYEVDMIIQMGFPGYFLVTADLVQYAKDNGIRVGPGRGSAAGALIAYALGITELDPLAHGLIFERFLNPERVSMPDIDMDFDERRRADMIRYATEKYGEERVAQIITYGTIKAKAAIKDASRVLGYPFAMGDRITKAMPPAVMGKDIPLSGIFDPDHKRYAEAGEFRALYESDPDVKKVVDTAKGLEGLKRQWGVHAAGVILSSEPLLDVIPIQRREQDGAIITQFDMGACESLGLLKMDFLGLRNLTVLDDCLINIESNRGEKLVLEDLELTDRKAYELLARGDTLGVFQLDGGPMRALLRSMVPDNFEDISAVLALYRPGPMGANAHNDYADRKNGRKPVVPIHPELEEPLADILGDTYGLIVYQEQVMAIAQKLAGYSLGAADLLRRAMGKKKKEILDKEYIPFSDGMKQNGYSEAAIKTLWDILVPFSDYAFNKAHTAGYGLVSYWTAYLKANYPQEYMAALLTSVKDDKDKSALYLNECRRMGIKVLPPDVNASDANFTPRGEDIRFGLTAIRNVGANVVTGIVEARTEQGAFADFADFLRKVPAHVCNKKTVESLIKGGAFDSLGHTRRGLIHAHERAIDAIIDIKRNEAIGQDSLFGAFDDDGDATDTSFDIEIPTGEWDKPALLAYEREMLGLYVSDHPLLGIENVLAAAADCAITTLTSSEDRADGSIVTIAGLITGLARKVTKKGDTWAIATVEDLGGAIECMFFPGSYQQFGTVLATDTVVAVKGRLRRNEDEISLMASDLQILDTTKSSSGPVVVRLPAMRCTPPLVERLKSVLADHPGQSEVHLQLDSRARTIVMRLERGPFVAPSPALFGDLKALLGPSCLG; this is translated from the coding sequence ATGAACGACTCGTTCGTCCACCTGCACGTCCACACCGAGTACTCGATGCTCGACGGCGCGGCGCGCCTGGACGATCTCTTCCGCGGCTGCAACGAGATGGGCATGCCCGCCCTCGCGATGACCGACCACGGCAACGTGTTCGGCGCCTACGACTTCGTGAACAAGGCGAACGCGGCGGGTGTCAAGCCGATCGTCGGCATGGAGGCGTACCTGGCGCCGGGCACGCACCGGTCCGACCGCACCCGCGTCCGGTGGGCCGACGGCGGCGAGGACGACGTGTCCGGGTCCGGCTCGTACACGCACATGACGCTGCTGGCGACCGACAACGACTCGATGCACAACCTGTTCCGCATCTCGTCGCTGGCGAGCTTGGAAGGATTCTTCTACAAGCCGCGCGCGGACCGCGAACTGCTGCACCGCTACGGCAAGGGCCTGATCGCGACGACGGGCTGCCCGTCGGGCGAGATCCAGACCTGGTTGCGCATCGGCGACTACGAGAAGGCGCGCGCGTCGGCCGGAGAGTTCCAGGACATCTTCGGCAAGGAGAACTTCTTCTGCGAGCTGATGGACCACGGCATCGGCATCGAGAAGCGCGCGCACGACGGGCTGATGCGCCTGGCCAAGGACCTCAACCTGCCGCTGGTCGCGACCAACGACCTGCACTACGCCGCGGCCGAGGACGCGTCCGCGCACGAGGTGCTGCTGTGCGTGCAGTCCGGCAAGACGCTCGCGGACCCGAACCGGTTCAAGTTCGACGCGACGGACTTCTACCTCAAGAGCCCGGCGGAGATGCGCGAGCTCTGGCAGGGCCGCTACGGCCTGCGTGAGGCCTGCGACAACACGCTGCTCATCGCCGAGCGCTGCTCGATGTCGTTCTCCTCGCGCAACCTCATGCCGCGGTTCCCGGTGCCCGAGGGGGAGACCGAGGAGACCTGGCTGCGCAAGGAGGTCGAGCGCGGCCTCGCCCAGCGCTTCGGTGGGAACGTCCCGCAGACGCACATCGATCAGGCGGCCTACGAGGTCGACATGATCATTCAGATGGGGTTCCCGGGGTACTTCCTCGTCACCGCGGACCTCGTCCAGTACGCGAAGGACAACGGCATCCGCGTCGGCCCGGGCCGTGGGTCGGCGGCCGGTGCGCTGATCGCCTACGCGCTGGGCATCACCGAGCTCGACCCGCTCGCGCACGGCCTGATCTTCGAGCGGTTCCTCAATCCCGAGCGTGTGTCGATGCCCGACATCGACATGGACTTCGACGAACGTCGTCGCGCCGACATGATCCGCTACGCCACCGAGAAGTACGGCGAGGAGCGGGTCGCGCAGATCATCACCTACGGCACCATCAAGGCGAAGGCGGCGATCAAGGACGCCTCCCGCGTCCTCGGCTACCCGTTCGCGATGGGCGACCGCATCACCAAGGCGATGCCGCCGGCGGTCATGGGCAAGGACATCCCGCTGTCCGGGATCTTCGACCCCGACCACAAGCGCTACGCCGAGGCCGGCGAGTTCCGCGCGCTGTACGAGTCCGACCCGGACGTGAAGAAGGTCGTCGACACCGCCAAGGGCCTCGAGGGCCTGAAGCGACAGTGGGGCGTGCACGCCGCCGGGGTGATCCTCTCGAGCGAGCCGTTGCTCGACGTCATCCCGATCCAGCGTCGCGAGCAGGACGGCGCGATCATCACGCAGTTCGACATGGGGGCCTGCGAGTCCCTCGGACTGCTGAAGATGGACTTCCTGGGGTTGCGGAACCTCACGGTCCTCGACGACTGCCTGATCAACATCGAGTCCAACCGGGGCGAGAAACTCGTCCTCGAGGACCTGGAACTGACGGACCGTAAGGCGTACGAGCTGCTGGCCCGGGGCGACACCCTCGGCGTCTTCCAGCTCGACGGTGGGCCGATGCGTGCGCTGCTGCGCTCGATGGTTCCCGACAACTTCGAGGACATCTCCGCCGTCCTCGCGCTCTACCGGCCCGGTCCGATGGGCGCGAACGCGCACAACGACTACGCGGACCGCAAGAACGGCCGCAAGCCGGTGGTGCCGATCCACCCCGAGCTCGAGGAACCGCTGGCCGACATCCTGGGCGACACCTACGGGTTGATCGTCTACCAGGAGCAGGTCATGGCGATCGCCCAGAAGCTCGCGGGCTACTCGCTCGGCGCCGCCGACCTGCTGCGGCGCGCGATGGGCAAGAAGAAGAAGGAGATCCTCGACAAGGAGTACATCCCGTTCTCGGACGGGATGAAGCAGAACGGGTACTCCGAGGCGGCGATCAAGACCCTGTGGGACATCCTCGTCCCGTTCTCGGACTACGCGTTCAACAAGGCCCACACCGCCGGCTACGGCCTGGTCTCCTACTGGACCGCCTACCTCAAGGCGAACTACCCGCAGGAGTACATGGCGGCGCTGCTGACCTCGGTCAAGGACGACAAGGACAAGTCGGCCCTGTACCTCAACGAGTGCCGGCGCATGGGCATCAAGGTGCTGCCGCCGGACGTCAACGCCTCGGACGCGAACTTCACCCCGCGCGGTGAGGACATCCGCTTCGGCCTGACCGCGATCCGCAACGTGGGCGCCAACGTCGTGACCGGGATCGTCGAGGCGCGGACCGAGCAGGGCGCGTTCGCCGACTTCGCCGACTTCCTGCGCAAGGTGCCGGCCCACGTCTGCAACAAGAAGACCGTGGAGTCGCTGATCAAGGGTGGCGCGTTCGACTCGCTCGGGCACACCCGGCGCGGCCTGATCCACGCGCACGAGCGTGCGATCGACGCCATCATCGACATCAAGCGCAACGAGGCCATCGGGCAGGACTCGCTGTTCGGCGCGTTCGACGACGACGGCGACGCCACCGACACCTCGTTCGACATCGAGATCCCGACCGGGGAGTGGGACAAACCCGCGCTGCTCGCCTACGAGCGCGAGATGCTCGGCCTCTACGTCTCCGACCACCCGCTGCTCGGCATCGAGAACGTCCTCGCCGCCGCGGCCGACTGCGCGATCACCACGCTGACCTCGAGCGAGGACCGCGCCGACGGGTCGATCGTCACGATCGCGGGACTGATCACGGGCCTGGCGCGCAAGGTCACGAAGAAGGGCGACACCTGGGCGATCGCCACGGTCGAGGACCTCGGCGGCGCCATCGAGTGCATGTTCTTCCCGGGCTCGTACCAGCAGTTCGGCACGGTGCTCGCGACGGACACCGTCGTCGCGGTCAAGGGCCGCCTGCGCCGCAACGAGGACGAGATCTCGTTGATGGCCTCGGACCTGCAGATCCTCGACACGACGAAGTCCTCGAGCGGGCCGGTCGTGGTCCGGCTGCCGGCGATGCGCTGCACGCCGCCGCTGGTCGAGCGGCTGAAGTCGGTCCTGGCGGACCACCCGGGCCAGAGCGAGGTGCACCTGCAACTCGACTCCCGGGCGCGGACGATCGTCATGCGGCTGGAGCGGGGCCCGTTCGTCGCCCCGTCCCCGGCGCTCTTCGGCGACCTCAAGGCCTTGCTCGGCCCGTCGTGCCTGGGTTGA
- a CDS encoding RluA family pseudouridine synthase yields the protein MSSDLRALPVPDGLAGERVDAGLARLFGLSRTRVAELAAAGCVRMDGATAGKSDRLVAGAWLEVELPAVEPAGVEIVAEPVPGMKVVHDDEHLVVVDKPVGVAAHPSPGWTGPTVIGGLAAAGFRISTSGAAERAGIVHRLDVGTSGLMVVAKSERAYTLLKRAFKERTVEKIYHALVQGHFDPTRGTVDAPIGRHPVHDWKWAVIAEDAGGKASVTHYDTLEAFRAASLLTIKLETGRTHQIRVHMSALRHPCAGDLTYGADPTLAERLGLERQWLHAVSLGFEHPDTGEWVAFSSDYPADLARALRVVSEG from the coding sequence GTGAGTTCCGACCTGCGCGCGCTGCCGGTGCCCGACGGCCTGGCCGGGGAGCGGGTCGACGCGGGGCTCGCGCGGCTGTTCGGGCTGTCCCGGACGCGGGTGGCCGAGCTCGCGGCCGCGGGGTGCGTCCGGATGGACGGCGCGACCGCGGGGAAGAGCGACCGCCTGGTGGCGGGCGCGTGGCTGGAGGTCGAGCTCCCCGCCGTCGAACCGGCCGGGGTGGAGATCGTCGCCGAGCCGGTGCCCGGCATGAAGGTCGTCCACGACGACGAGCACCTGGTCGTCGTCGACAAGCCCGTCGGCGTGGCGGCGCACCCGAGCCCGGGCTGGACCGGCCCGACCGTCATCGGAGGCCTGGCCGCCGCGGGCTTCCGGATCTCGACGTCCGGCGCCGCGGAGCGCGCCGGCATCGTCCACCGACTCGACGTCGGCACCAGCGGCCTGATGGTCGTGGCGAAGTCGGAGCGGGCGTACACGCTGCTCAAGCGCGCGTTCAAGGAGCGGACGGTCGAGAAGATCTACCACGCGCTGGTGCAGGGTCACTTCGACCCGACGCGGGGCACCGTGGACGCGCCGATCGGGCGCCATCCGGTGCACGACTGGAAGTGGGCGGTGATCGCCGAGGACGCCGGCGGCAAGGCGAGCGTCACGCACTACGACACGCTCGAGGCGTTCCGCGCCGCCAGCCTGCTGACCATCAAGCTCGAGACGGGCCGGACCCATCAGATCCGCGTGCACATGTCCGCGCTGCGCCACCCGTGCGCGGGCGACCTGACCTACGGCGCCGACCCGACGCTCGCCGAGCGGCTGGGTCTGGAGCGACAGTGGTTGCACGCGGTGTCGCTGGGGTTCGAACACCCCGACACCGGCGAGTGGGTCGCGTTCTCGAGCGACTATCCAGCCGATCTCGCGCGCGCCTTGCGGGTTGTCTCGGAAGGCTGA
- a CDS encoding signal peptidase II, which produces MSETALDPGPVRDLLAPSPRVTEPAAPPARARHAAPVYIPPAAIRRSRLALFGGVAALVYLFDLVTKIAIVAFLTEDDPVPIGGTGVSLRLIRNPGAAFGVGVDLTVLFTVITGCVVAAVLTSSRRLGSTPWALTLGLLLGGALGNLTDRIARSPGFLSGHVVDFVEIPGWPIFNVADFSICVAGGLMVALACRNVPLDGRRCRRY; this is translated from the coding sequence ATGTCCGAGACGGCGCTTGATCCCGGCCCGGTCCGGGACCTCCTGGCGCCGTCACCGAGAGTCACCGAACCGGCGGCGCCGCCGGCCCGGGCCCGGCACGCGGCTCCGGTCTACATCCCGCCCGCGGCGATCCGTCGGAGCCGCCTCGCGCTCTTCGGCGGGGTCGCGGCGCTCGTGTACCTGTTCGACCTCGTCACGAAGATCGCGATCGTCGCGTTCCTGACCGAGGACGACCCGGTGCCGATCGGCGGCACCGGCGTCTCCCTGCGGCTGATCCGCAACCCGGGCGCCGCGTTCGGGGTCGGGGTCGACCTCACCGTGCTGTTCACGGTCATCACCGGCTGCGTCGTCGCGGCCGTCCTGACCAGCTCCCGGCGGCTCGGCAGCACGCCGTGGGCGCTCACGCTCGGGCTCCTCCTCGGCGGCGCGCTCGGCAACCTCACCGACCGAATCGCGCGGTCACCGGGGTTCCTGTCCGGGCACGTCGTCGACTTCGTCGAGATCCCGGGCTGGCCGATCTTCAACGTCGCGGATTTCTCGATCTGCGTCGCCGGCGGCCTGATGGTCGCGCTCGCCTGCCGCAACGTCCCGCTCGACGGCCGGCGCTGCCGCCGGTACTGA
- a CDS encoding TraR/DksA family transcriptional regulator, whose translation MKKATAKKAPVKKPAPVKKAAPAKKTVVKKAAPAKKAAPAKKAPEQKTGTLARAATLARRATAPARKAAAIARQVAAPAATNPAPVQEAQTAPAPAKAPAKVPAKTPAAKKQPTGKLAVREGESAWTTEELKEVRTELGKDVDRLRAEIAVAHADREALLRDYGDGSGEDQADAGTKTLEREQEMSLVNNALDMLQQDERALARLDDGTYGQCESCGDPIGKARLQAFPRATLCVACKQRAERRY comes from the coding sequence GTGAAGAAGGCGACGGCCAAGAAGGCCCCGGTGAAAAAGCCGGCCCCGGTGAAAAAGGCCGCGCCCGCCAAGAAGACCGTGGTGAAGAAGGCGGCTCCGGCGAAGAAGGCGGCTCCGGCGAAGAAGGCGCCGGAGCAGAAGACCGGCACGCTCGCTCGCGCGGCGACCCTGGCCCGGCGGGCGACGGCTCCCGCGCGCAAGGCCGCGGCGATCGCCCGGCAGGTCGCCGCTCCCGCCGCGACGAATCCCGCCCCGGTGCAGGAGGCGCAGACCGCTCCGGCCCCCGCGAAGGCTCCCGCGAAGGTTCCCGCGAAGACCCCCGCCGCGAAGAAGCAGCCGACCGGCAAGCTCGCGGTCCGGGAGGGGGAGTCGGCCTGGACGACGGAGGAGCTCAAGGAGGTCCGGACCGAGCTCGGGAAGGACGTCGACCGGCTCCGGGCCGAGATCGCCGTCGCCCACGCGGACCGGGAGGCGCTGCTGCGGGACTACGGCGACGGCTCCGGGGAAGACCAGGCGGATGCCGGCACCAAGACGCTCGAGCGCGAGCAGGAGATGTCGCTGGTCAACAACGCCCTCGACATGCTCCAGCAGGACGAGCGGGCCCTCGCGCGCCTCGACGACGGCACCTACGGCCAGTGCGAGTCCTGCGGCGACCCCATCGGGAAGGCGCGTCTCCAGGCGTTCCCGCGGGCGACGCTCTGCGTCGCCTGCAAACAGCGGGCCGAGCGCCGGTACTGA
- a CDS encoding DUF167 family protein: protein MRVAIRVRPGSSRAGVGGTHGESLVVKVSERAVDGRATEAALRALARALGVPRREIRLVSGTTSRDKVVAVEGDEQTLTAALERLRDAP from the coding sequence CTGCGGGTGGCGATCCGCGTCCGGCCGGGGTCCTCCCGGGCCGGCGTCGGGGGCACGCACGGGGAGTCGCTGGTCGTGAAGGTCAGCGAGCGGGCCGTCGACGGCCGCGCGACGGAGGCCGCGCTGAGAGCCCTCGCCCGGGCGCTCGGGGTCCCGCGGCGCGAGATTCGCCTGGTCAGCGGCACGACGAGCCGCGACAAGGTCGTCGCCGTCGAGGGCGACGAACAGACCCTGACGGCCGCCCTGGAGCGCCTCCGCGACGCGCCCTGA